Part of the Acropora palmata chromosome 10, jaAcrPala1.3, whole genome shotgun sequence genome, ACAATCAGTCGACGTACTAAGATAACGGCATATGGTTCAATCTGAAAATTCAAGCGAATGAAGATGTGATTCACCACGATGCGCGATAGCAAGTTTTTCCAGGCCGCTCAGCACAGACAGAAATGAAACATGTATCGCGGGACGAAAGTTTGGCCGGGTGGGATAAAAACTAACAGCAGGCTACAGGATTAAAAAAACCTATGTTGGACTATTCTTTTCGTAATCatgattgaaatgaataatatATATACCTTTATGGCTTACTAAAACTATCTGTTTGTTGTAATTAGGTCTCTAACTGCTAAGATTTCTCGTGTTAGGATATTGCATTTTACCTTCTCTCAAATTTTTAACCgtgctttttgttgttgtttattttttttcgttttaatcagcaattttgagaactgtcCTTGACGAAAATATAACTACAGGGAAAAAAGAGGACAAGTGTTGCTTCGTTACCTTTAAGTTCAGCCTCGGAGGATCGACTGAGTTGTTTTGAAGAGGTAAACTAAGCCGGAAACGCGCAAGAACGACAAGCCTTCCACTGACGTATGTGTTAGATTCCAAGAATGAAGTAGACCCTCTCTGTGGACGACACAGCAAAAAAGACACATTATAAATATAACTTATTCGCGCTTTAGTTAGCCTAGAATTTACCTCCCAACGTGGCAATGAAAGAGCTTGGCCGTGTGGGTTTGCTGGCCGGACTTTAAATCCAGGGATTCAGATTTCGACTCTGTTTTACTCGATCACCAGGGTCAAGTCGTTCGAAGTACTGTTAACGCTTACAGGGGGTAAATATCAGGGCAACATAGGATTAGCGCTAACCCTGCTTCAAACAACTCGACAAGGTGCGCAAATAGGAGACTTAAATGCGATGAGTTCCTGTATAACCTCGAGTTCTTTGAAGAATTCTTAAGAATTTATTTTCTGACAGTTGGAATCTTCAGCATACCAAACAGACGGTATACGTATCAATACACCAACATGAATCATTAAGGCAATGTATAGACGTCACTCACAGGAAAAGCGACTatattaatttaatgaaacCAAAGAAAGAGTCTGCAGGGAAAATGGATTCAAATCCCTATGGAATATCTCAGCCCACCAAAACGGCCgcgatttctttgtttaggtGCGCCGATACGGCAGCCGTGACGTCCGTGCGCCATTAGAAATGCGTGAGTATATATATATCGATGATAACAGgacaaatttttatgttttgatTGGTAGGAGATATTCATAAGGAGAGAGAACCTAAAGAAAAGGACTAACTGAAAAAACTCACCAAAAATCTGAATACCGGAGGAAAGTTAAGGTTGACATCACTTAATTCTTGCAGCGATACCATGCGAACAAACTTTTGAATAACAACTGAGGTCAGGTTTTGGCCGACGGAAAGCACAAGGCTAACGTCAATCCGAGACGTGTTACCTCCATCAATCTGCACCGATACACTGGCACTCAGTGTTAGGTTTACGGAATTGACGTTTAATGAATACAGCTGGAACTGGCGGTCGAAGAACAAACATACAGGGCCGATTCTCTCCAAGATCTCTGACACCAAGGAGACATTTGCATTGTCACTGTTGGAAACTTCTCTGCGAGAGCGGCTCAAAGGAGCGAATGGATCTTCAGTTGTTTCATTCAACGAAAATTGGCCGGCGTCTGTTGTCTCGTTCAGCGACAAAACAGGGGGAGATGGTTTGGACAGGAACAACTTTACAAATAGTCCTTCGAAATCAATGGACTCTGGTGAAGGATAGATGAGGGCAACAGTTCCTATGAGCAACACACGACTCTTCACTGTCATCTTTATCATGGAGATCTCTGTTCCGTTCTCCGTGCGAATCGGTGTTTCGAAATTCAACTGTTGAGAGAAGTATGCATGACCTTCCGATACCATTCCGTTGCTTTTCTTAATCGACGACTGATCAGAATAGGTGAATTCCATGTCGAGATCCGAAAGCATACCGACCATGTCTGCGCCATTGAAGTGGTTTTTAATCGACACTGCATCTTTGCCAGATGTGTCAGCCTCACGGTGCATCATGACATTGGCAGGGAGCAAGGGAGAGTCTTCGGCGGAGACAGTTGCGTTTCTGTTGCCGTCGATGTTTTCGTAAAGATCGCGTTTCACAGCTGGAAGAAGAAACTGAAGAACGCTAAACACGAGTCGCAGTTGTTGGTCATCTGCGGAACTTTCTCCGTGGACTTCAAACGATTCACCAGGCGATCTGAAAACGAAATATTAcgagaaaataagaaaattaaaagactGACAGCGTGAAATGGTGCTCTGCACGTAAGTCTGCACGACATGTCACATTACATCTACCGATCACACAAAACCACATGCAATGAAAGTTTCAGACTCGCAAAGCGCGAAAAAAGGCGTGGAAGCAAGTCACCATTATATGTGCATGAGTTTGCCGGCTTATTGGTTAAATAAGTAAGGCAATAATTTTTGGCCAGTCACAGTGTGGAGGAATGACAATTAAGCGCTTTCTCAGTATTCATTATTTTCCCCGGCTTATGGTATTTTGTATCTTGTTGCTCACACTTATATCAGTAGACCTGACAAGGACTAAACCGTTAGGATGCAGTGAAGAGTCAATATTGGCAAGCCAGTCTGCCGACTTTTTTTCCaacgtaaataagaaaatggtttaaaCCCAGGAGCAACATACCTTGAtggaaaatgatcatctgggtggcTGTCGCCatcaacagtccttctcaggactccagtaaCACAGATGaccattttcaatcaaagtttattcaaaaGCTTTGTCAATGAGAAAACAATTTCCTAGATTCGCCACTTGAACATCCCAAGTATCTGGACGAACTAAGGATATTGCATTGAACCATAGACCATAGTCACGTTCTTTCCGTGAAACGTTCAAGGAAACACGAGAATTACTGCACTGGCAACATCCGCCACGATATAGGCAACGATGTCATTTGGCCAATCACGGTGTGGAGGAATGACAGTCATATCTGACATTAAGCGCTTTGCCAGAATTTATGGTTCTCCAAAGCAAGGAAATACCAACCCACGATAGTCACATTCTTACCTGGAGTTCATGTTCAGTCGAACTAAGTAATAATCCACCGACATGCTgtcttctttgatttttccaTCTTGAGAAACGTTAAAATTCACGACGAACCAATACTCTTCCGAGGACTTGTTAAGAACTTGGATGCCAACTATAATGACATTTTTGTCTGGAACAAAAACACATAATTGCTGAGTTTTCTCCTAAAAAGACCCGTGACGACGACTAAGACAAACTTAAAGAGGTGCGTGTATATATTCTTTTGTGTTCTTTGCTGTTAAAACTGAGTTGCTTGGTAGGGAGGTgcattcaaaagaaaacagtggGAAAGAATTGCTAGCAATTTCGGACGGAATAAAAACAGacggaaaaagaaaagaattaacTTTATAGGCGATGCAGGAAGCTAATACGTTGGCCAAATTTAACTCTCAATACATCTAGCAAatacaaagaattttttttttttgaaattaatcACAAGAAATTCACGGGTTTAGTTAATTATTTAAAGGTAACATTtctcaagcggttttttgtaaGGACAGAAACGGATATTTCACCAAAAATTAGCTTaacggttgaaaaaaacatgattTACTTGCGGCAACCTTTCATTTTTAGAACATTTCTTTGACTAATTACTCAGTAAATCCATGACAGgaaatcataaaatttgaaatttcaacaaCGGCAACGACCTCTTGACTTCAGTGGTGTTCCCGGTGATGATTTGgccaaaatgtttattttcaacgTTATTCAAAGGCGTTTCTTGTTTTCCTAAGGTTTTCTATTCATATGTTTTCCTTCAGCACATTTGACTGATGACTGAGAAATGCTAGTCACGTTTCGTTCATCtactttcataattttttcgCATGGTTGCCTTCGGAGATGAAATGGATTGAATTAGTGtaaaaagagcaaaacaaaataaagctaTCAACTTTGAAAGGTCTTTGGATCTACTGATTGTGAGGTCCAAACTCGAAGTTTTCAATCTGTAAGACATTTAGAGTAAAGAGAAACTGCAAAGTGTATTTCGTATCGACGTTTCTTGTTGCTCACACTGATATTGGTAGACTTGACAAGGATTAAACCGTTAAGATGCAGTAAAGAGTCAACATTGGCAAGTCAGTGTGCCGACTTTATTCCAAcgtaaacaagaaaatggtttgaatccaacaacagtccttctcaggttTGCGGAActcaacaacagtccttctcaggacttcaATAGCACAGATGATCATCTTCAATCAAGCCGTTTATTCAAACGCTTTGTCAATGAGAAAACAACTTCCTCGATTCGCCACTTGAACAACCCAAGTATCTGGACGAACTAAGGATATTGCATTGAACCATAGACCATAGTCACGTTCTTTCCGTGAAACGTTCAAGGAAACATCTCAAGTACTACGCGGAAGAAAGAAGGATTTTGCGTTGAACCATAGTCCGTCACGTCGTTCTCGCGAAACGTTCAAAGAAACACGACATTGGCAACGCCCGCTTCAACGGCAACGATGTCAAGAGcaaaaataaatgttctgCAAGAGCTGCTTTTCCTTGCCAcactttgcaaaatgaaagcgttgaaaggtcaaatttcAGCCGGTTACGACAACTTATGAGCGCGAGCGGAtacaaacgtcgaactttccTGTCGAGTCCAACCAAACGACCTCTAAGTAATCCACTAATAATACTTCGCCCATATTGCAAGATAACGTGAAACGAGACTCGCCGAGCACTTAGAACTAAGATACTAATATTTCAGTGAAGTAACGgttactttttcattttttaaacgcCTTATTAAGCGTTTTGTCAGACGAGCTTAAAAAGACTAGATTGCAAATTCTATGTCAAAGTTGCTTAGCTTTCCGCAAATAATATGCATTgcaatttgaaagaaatttgatttaaCACACGAAATTTCCCCCCTTTGTTTTAATGGGTTTTTGTGGCACCTtaacgattttttttcccacgaTGACAAAATTACTCTTGTGAACGCGAACTTCGAGTTCGCTACACTATACGGAAAGTCATGCACTGAAAATGGGCGGCTTGAGCATGCAACGGCTGGCTAGAAAACCAGTTTTAAGAACCAGCATCGCGCGTACTAGTTAATTTGGTTATTGTTGCCTTCAGTTTCTCTTACGGGTAATTCATATTTACACTGTCGTTAATAGAAACAGTGATCGCACACTTTTATCGAAGTTCTACGTCCACAATTTTACTGAACCCTAACCCTAGCCCTTACCCTAACCCCAACCCTATCcctaaattaaaaagaaaaaaaaaacatacggACGTTTACTGAAGTGATGAAAACAGCACCGAATAGAGTTGTCATGTCCAGGGTGCAATATATGACCTGATAACTGGGCGGCACTtggatattttctgatttgtattttatttgtcattcatttgttattgtgttttcaaatgcTATACACGGCGCCACCGCCTTGACAAAAAgcttatttgttatttttcaaaagacgATTCAAACCCCaaattattttctatttggactaataaattattcaccGGTAATCTGAGATCCGTGCATGTAACACTCAAAGAAAGGAGGTAAtaactaaccctaaccctaaaccctaaccctaaccctaaccctaaaaccttaaccctaaccctaaccctaaccctaacctaacccttCAGGACTCCTCAGGGGCTTTGTCGCCCTTTCTTAAAGAGATCTTGAACCGCCCACACTCACTCAGAGAAATGTATACGTAGAACTCTAAAAAGAAGTGAAAGTTAATTTGTAAAAACCTTACCTTTGTGAGTGAAAGCACCAGTATTCGTTTCAATATCTTGATCCACTCGATACGTGAGGCTGTCTCCTTCACGCAAATTGACGTCCACCAAACGGTCTTTAGAGGGTGCTGGTGCCGTTTCCTTGAGTGTCAAAAACAGCGCAAACGAAACAACCACtccaagaagaagaaacagcGTTAAGGCTCCCACCAACAACAGTTTCTTTCTGCGTGAAGATTCTTTAAGCTTAGACTCGGGAAGGTCCATCTTCTTCTCGAGGTCTTTCTTGTCCTCCATTATAGCTCAGCAGCCGTGTTTCGCTTCTTGATTGCAACGATGAAGTGACTCACAGTGCCAAGGAGCGTGTTTTTATGCGTATCTTTGCCAATTGACCGTGAAGTGTCCGAAATTTTGACGTACATCCGTGTGGGCTATAGCATGACAAGAGTAATTTCTTCAACGAATTAGCTTAATATCGGCTCCTCCCTACGCATTCATTTGCAACATTCCGGAGTGAAATATTCGTGAGGCGGCGTAAGTTTGGCCTCATAGCCTCAGAGAAAGGCTGCGTCACAGAAATtctagaaagaaaaaagagaaccTTATCGGAATCAGGTAGACACGTCCACGAAACATCCGGCAGCGACCGGAGCCTGTGGATctattaaaatatttcctccacTGCAATTGAGTTTCACTGACTTGGTTACAAATGATTTGCTGTCGTGTGGTCCTTAAatatgattggtcaatcaCAATGGCTAGGTTGTTTCGAAAACGTTTATCCTCTGGTAtatagtgttttattgttgagACAAAAAATCAACGATTTTTGCCGCAAGTGCAACTCACACATGAATTTTTCACGCAGCGAATGTCAACCAGGTAGTAACCTTCGGAGGAAGAAGCGGCGTTTCttcccaaaatgaaaaataaaataaaaacaacttgGACTTTTGGAGAACTACTTAGGAAAGAAGGACGTGCTCGCTTTGTTCGTGACAGCGGTTGAATATTTGGCCACAGGTTGCTAAGCAAAGGTTCATGCTTTCACCTCTTTATTTAGTTGAAACCAATATATAGGGTGACAACAAACCGGATATTTATCTTCAAACAAAGCGCCAACCAGAAAATGGCCTTTTTTGTACAACAGCATCTCAAATCTTAACAAGCAAAATGCACGATCATGATTGTAAATAGCAAGTAGTTATTCAATGATTTcaaatcaataaaaaagaaacttcaggATTTTCCAAAACACGATAAATTAATTGTTGGAAACAAAGCTCTGATAGGTCAAGTGCACCACGATTTgtagaaaaaagaaacgcgAGCTGGCATGAAGGCAGCCTGTTTTGTCAAGACAGTTTGcagagtaataattattataaaactAGCTTTTGGAAAGTCAACAACACGGTTTTTACTTGAAAACTCTTCAactgtgcaatttttttctgagtgATTTGATATCATTGCAAAAGTTGACGGCTCTTATTTTTAAAGCAGTTTTCAGACAAATATAAAACAAAGGACGAAACTCTTTTAAAGTTTGTCTGACAATAAGAAACCCGcgatttttaatgtttcagctaattaatagggagcttaagcaaacacgacggcgacggaagcgagaacgtcatctgaaaatgtaacttcgcatttctgcaatcaatttttagttattcaaagtcgttatgcttgaaaaatgtgttctaactgtcctggaattaaattggaacaagcgcttggggcataagaagacaaaattggacatttgtcatcatatgctgacgtcgtccacacaactgcaaaacaggtcatttcacgtcgtagaaagaacgagaacgtcttcaaaatgtcaaaagatgaaatatgcacgtgcaaagcgtggaaaaatactgttttccactgtcaaatatgcaaatttatggggtttttgttgccgtcgtcgtcgtggttgcttaagctcccgattgcagaaacgcgaagttacattttcagatgacgttctcgcttccgtcgccgtcgtgtttgcttaagctccctaatattgcAATTGCGAAAGACTAGTACACATTAGTCATGGTGACTAAGCAAATTATCTTCCTAAAAGAGGTTGGATGgtctgaaaggaaaaaatgaacaaaaatggTGGATGATAGTTTCCAGCTGTTCTGTATTTGGTATCCCTAAGAAGTGTGAGCAGCTGCTTCGAAAAAGTAGTTGTAGAGTAACTACTTGAATAACGTTCTgaaatctgattggccaagaGTAGAGGAAGTACAGTTCAATTGAAATACCTTCATGCAAGAGTTTCGAATTTCGCTGGTGGTTGTCatagacaaaataaaacaaaacaaaaacagtagaAGGGTTTGTATGTGAAAtctaaaggaaaagaaaaaacaacaaactttattttaaaattgtccTAAGTTTCACTCGCCTCTCGGCTTGAGGAAAGCATACAGAACTATCTTGGAATATAACTCGCGGTTTTtcttctaattttttttccgttaaatctcaacacaaatcaaactaTTACCAGCCCAAATTGAACACTTCAAATTAAAGACGGACTAATGATCACGTATTGAGCATTAATAGAAACAATTAAAACCTTATATAGAATTAATTGCTGTTTGATAGCGTCACTGCAATTTTCAGTGAAAGTACGCGACTCTTTGGGTTTTAAtctaacaaaaaaaggaatttgacTCCATTGATCATACCAACAAGAAATATTGAAGATGTgatgataaataataataataataataataataataataataataataataataataataataataacaagagGACGAGGGAAGGCGCAAAGAAATTCCAGAACATAGAAGAAACGAACGAGTTCGAAAGAAAACTATGGCAGAATGTAGGTACAGGAAAGAAAGGTGCAGAATGGTTCAGGCTTAAGTGAAGTAAAGGCCACCATTTTGGAGAAGATTATGGCATCACAGCTACGAGAAAGGCGAACATTAAAGAGACCGCAAATAAAAAGAATGGAACACGTACGGAAAACTTAATAAAGCAAAGGTGCGAGAAAGTTTAGCCACGCTTAATCAAGTGTAAGAAAATCTACTGGTCCTCTGAATTGTTTAGCCAAGGTTGACCGGGGGcaagaaattattttggtCTTCGGATAACTtgaatataatattatttcaaatcAGAAAGGAAATGGCGATCTAGCGTGTGAACACGAACCAAGGGGCGTTTTTCACCGATCGATGAATTAGCGTAATTTACCCCCGCGAAAACAACTTATGTTACTTTAAAAACGTGTTCAGTATTTTATCTTGACTGTTTCCACGTTTTTCTCGAAACCACTATACAAAGACGAACAAATTCTCCACGATATGATTACAAGTGGATACGAATCACCTTTGCAGCGATGGCGTTTGTTCAGTATATCGGAGTTTGGAAGTAATTTCCAGAAGAATGTAGATGATTCGTTCTGGTGCGATAACTTCACGTTCTCTTCTTAGACAAAAGTGATTcaagcatgaaaatatttcgcTCCAAAAAGTTGGGAATTTCACTTGCACGTTTACAACACGCAGGTTATTTCTTCCTGAAGCACCATGGAACGCTTCAGGGCCGTCGGTACAAATAGCTTCAAAACAGCTTTCTGTGGAGTCAAGATTAAGCTCATGCTAAGGCCAGAGTTAATTACGCAACTTTGAACGTGTGAAGCAAGCGCTGATCACGTTGCTTGAGTCCTCGAGGCTCGTTTGATGGTCGCGAAGATGATTTCTCACATTTTACAGTTTCCGGTGTTGGAAAATTTGACCTTTTTCTTTCCACCACCATGGAGCCCACAAGCATCAAGCTTTGAAAGcgtatagagtgttttcacttatgtgatcaatgagcatgtttttcaaccgaaagaaaagaaaacgtttgcataagaatagagttcaattccctgAGGATAATTTGGATATTTGGGGACCCAAACATGGCCACCGTTTAGGGACCTTTCGATGGACCCTTTAATATATTGACACTTTCTTCATTAATCTTAGTTCCTTCCTTAACCTTGGAGTTCAAAGATGCTGCTAATACTACTGATCAGGTGCTgtaattgataaaaaaaacactatgCGAGGGATAAATGTTTACAGGCAATATACAGTTTAACCGCAGTTAAATTGCTTGGCAATATCATCGTTCAGTGGCAAATGTTTTGTTCACGTTGATTTCTATTTTCGAAAATCAGCCAAGCATTCCTTGTGGTAATGACTAAGTGATAGTGTttcctttcaaattttctatCTCACCTTGGCCGTCAACTTTAGCTTTGCTTCCTGttacgaaaaacaaaaataaaagtgacAAAAAGATGTGACCACTAAATCCAGACTTCAACGTCAACCAAAGCAACACGACGGTGGATGTTCTTGGAGAATTGCAATTGGAGAACAACTTCCCACAGTGTTCGAACAGAAAACTGCTCAGTTCGAAACATGGGCGTGCGACAAACTAACAGTCTCGTCTCACGCCATTGTAAAGACGACACCGAGCTAAACCAAGGACCaggtcgacgaaagcgagaacttCAACGAAGATGTAATTTCGCCTTTCTTCTATTAATTCACAATTATTACTCCATATCGTGATGCTCGCAAATGTGTTATAACTTCTGGAATGAAATTGGTATGAGCGGTTTCGGAATAAAGTAATTGATGATCCCTATGGACGGCTCCAATTTTGGTGCTCCTTTCGATAAATCATAGTTAGTGGAGGGGACACCCACCACTAACTATGGATAAATGCAATATTGCTAAACGATGGCATgagtaaaatattttttctttgtttgtttctactAGACGCTGCTCGCGTAAAATAATGAATGGAGCTTGGCATTGCCCCTCCCTCTAACCTGAAGTGAAAGACAGACATACCTGTCCAATGCAACTGGACAATGAGATTGGGGACACTTTGCACAGGCGAAACAACGCGTACCACTGTTGGGTTGGGGTTCTGGTTACAGTAAACGTTAATGAAATGTCTACACAATACTAACTCAGGAAATGCAAAAGGTGAACGCTCTTGGACAACTCTCTTACGGAAAGGAACGGGAAAACTTCCGAAGTCTCCACTCATGTTTCACAAAACACCACCATTCCCTACTTTTTACCACTTGGTGCCCCAACCTTCCACCCATTCAAAAGGTTCTATGCTTCCATGTCCCATTTGGCCCGTCAGCCTTCACATAAATCTCAAACCTGTTCATTTTACGTCGTTGTCGACACCAGGCAGCAACCAAGTCtatctcgttcccagagtccCTCCTCTGGCGCAAGaggagagaccctgggaacacGGCTGTAAACCAACCATACACCCTATGAACGGGGGCCGGCTGTTCACAGCCTACAGGAATATAGCGGAGTTGCATGGTCCGACTAATCAGCTCCTGTTATGAGGACAACCATTCAAGTAATGTAAACGCTGCTCAGTAGAAGAAATTCATCTCTTTTCGACTCAGACACTTCGAAAATCACCTAATAATTCGACCTTCTGATTACACTTCAAGTGCTATACAACCAAGCCTTGGAAAATTCCTGGTAGCAAGGGTGCGGAACCATGTTCATATGGCTCAACAGTAAATTCACGCTACAGTGCTCTGTCTTTATTAGGAAGTAAAGCTCAGAATCCTCACAGTTCGAGTTGGAATTCTTTGAGCTGACTTCAACCTTTAAGATACCAAATAGTGATTATTCACACTCTTCATTCAAACAACAAGTCGATTTAAACTTTGCAGAATGTTGATGAGTCACAATTCAAAGCGATAAAACACAAAACGCATAAAAAATCGATCTAGTTTGTTTAGtcgtttcttaaaaaaaaaaaaaattggcaacTAAGAAAATTTCGCACTTTGTGCTACAACAATACTCAAAAGAAGGCATTCTGTGTGATTCGCATTTGCAC contains:
- the LOC141893941 gene encoding putative skeletal organic matrix protein 1 translates to MEDKKDLEKKMDLPESKLKESSRRKKLLLVGALTLFLLLGVVVSFALFLTLKETAPAPSKDRLVDVNLREGDSLTYRVDQDIETNTGAFTHKDKNVIIVGIQVLNKSSEEYWFVVNFNVSQDGKIKEDSMSVDYYLVRLNMNSRSPGESFEVHGESSADDQQLRLVFSVLQFLLPAVKRDLYENIDGNRNATVSAEDSPLLPANVMMHREADTSGKDAVSIKNHFNGADMVGMLSDLDMEFTYSDQSSIKKSNGMVSEGHAYFSQQLNFETPIRTENGTEISMIKMTVKSRVLLIGTVALIYPSPESIDFEGLFVKLFLSKPSPPVLSLNETTDAGQFSLNETTEDPFAPLSRSRREVSNSDNANVSLVSEILERIGPVCLFFDRQFQLYSLNVNSVNLTLSASVSVQIDGGNTSRIDVSLVLSVGQNLTSVVIQKFVRMVSLQELSDVNLNFPPVFRFLRGSTSFLESNTYVSGRLVVLARFRLSLPLQNNSVDPPRLNLKIEPYAVILVRRLIVAMSVDRIQQIVEARPVVRSNGPKVTLSFNDDQLCVTVSNRVIGPDVPVTFFRRVRVCRPIRRVRWLWVRIWGRWRQVRRVFFRRRCLWVIIGRGRGRLSPTVTQEGPVQVCNITKAANSSILLPTPTSQIAQSISTAQMVSSAGASIFATPVLAPQSSSLRISPASTAPTSATVSSPVASMS